A single genomic interval of Suncus etruscus isolate mSunEtr1 chromosome 10, mSunEtr1.pri.cur, whole genome shotgun sequence harbors:
- the TRA2A gene encoding transformer-2 protein homolog alpha isoform X1, which yields MSDLEENHFEGRESRSQSKSPTGTPARVKSESRSGSRSPSRVSKHSESHSRSRSKSRSRSRRHSHRRYSRSRSHSHSHRRRSRSRSYTPEYRRRRSRSHSPMSNRRRHTGSRANPDPNTCLGVFGLSLYTTERDLREVFSRYGPLSGVNVVYDQRTGRSRGFAFVYFERIDDSKEAMERANGMELDGRRIRVDYSITKRAHTPTPGIYMGRPTHSGGGGGGGGGGGGGGGRRRDSYYDRGYDRGYDRYEDYDYRYRRRSPSPYYSRYRSRSRSRSYSPRRY from the exons ATGAGCGACCTGGAGGAGAACCACTTCGAGGGCAGA GAGTCTCGCTCTCAGTCAAAATCTCCGACTGGAACACCTGCTCGTGTCAAATCGGAGAGCAGGTCAGGATCTCGTAGTCCATCGAGGGTTTCTAAGCACTCTGAATCCCATTCTCGATCAAGATCAAAGTCCAG aTCAAGGTCAAGGAGGCATTCTCATAGACGTTACAGTCGCTCCAGATCTCATTCTCACTCTCATAGAAGACGATCTCGAAGCAGGTCTTATACACCAGAATATCGGCGTCGAAGGAGCCGCAGTCATTCTCCAATGTCTAACCGGAGAAGACATACAGGCAGCAGG GCAAATCCAGATCCTAACACCTGTCTTGGAGTGTTTGGCCTCAGTTTATATACCACAGAGAGAGATCTTCGTGAAGTATTTTCTCGATATGGACCATTGAGTGGAGTCAACGTGGTTTATGATCAGCGAACTGGACGATCACGAggatttgcttttgtttattttgagagaATTGATGACTCAAAGGag GCCATGGAAAGAGCAAATGGAATGGAGCTGGATGGTAGAAGAATTCGTGTCGACTATTCCATCACCAAAAGAGCACACACACCTACACCAGGCATCTACATGGGCAGACCAACTCA TAGTGGCGGTGGAGgtggtggaggtggaggtggaggtggaggaggtGGCCGACGGCGAGATTCATACTATGATAGAGGATATGATCGTGGGTATGACAGATACGAAGATTATGACTACCGATATAG AAGAAGATCACCTTCTCCTTATTACAGTCGATACAGATCACGATCAAGGTCTCGATCCTACAGCCCAA GACGCTATTGA
- the TRA2A gene encoding transformer-2 protein homolog alpha isoform X2, which yields MSDLEENHFEGRESRSQSKSPTGTPARVKSESRSGSRSPSRVSKHSESHSRSRSKSRSRSRRHSHRRYSRSRSHSHSHRRRSRSRSYTPEYRRRRSRSHSPMSNRRRHTGSRANPDPNTCLGVFGLSLYTTERDLREVFSRYGPLSGVNVVYDQRTGRSRGFAFVYFERIDDSKEAMERANGMELDGRRIRVDYSITKRAHTPTPGIYMGRPTHGGGGGGGGGGGGGGGRRRDSYYDRGYDRGYDRYEDYDYRYRRRSPSPYYSRYRSRSRSRSYSPRRY from the exons ATGAGCGACCTGGAGGAGAACCACTTCGAGGGCAGA GAGTCTCGCTCTCAGTCAAAATCTCCGACTGGAACACCTGCTCGTGTCAAATCGGAGAGCAGGTCAGGATCTCGTAGTCCATCGAGGGTTTCTAAGCACTCTGAATCCCATTCTCGATCAAGATCAAAGTCCAG aTCAAGGTCAAGGAGGCATTCTCATAGACGTTACAGTCGCTCCAGATCTCATTCTCACTCTCATAGAAGACGATCTCGAAGCAGGTCTTATACACCAGAATATCGGCGTCGAAGGAGCCGCAGTCATTCTCCAATGTCTAACCGGAGAAGACATACAGGCAGCAGG GCAAATCCAGATCCTAACACCTGTCTTGGAGTGTTTGGCCTCAGTTTATATACCACAGAGAGAGATCTTCGTGAAGTATTTTCTCGATATGGACCATTGAGTGGAGTCAACGTGGTTTATGATCAGCGAACTGGACGATCACGAggatttgcttttgtttattttgagagaATTGATGACTCAAAGGag GCCATGGAAAGAGCAAATGGAATGGAGCTGGATGGTAGAAGAATTCGTGTCGACTATTCCATCACCAAAAGAGCACACACACCTACACCAGGCATCTACATGGGCAGACCAACTCA TGGCGGTGGAGgtggtggaggtggaggtggaggtggaggaggtGGCCGACGGCGAGATTCATACTATGATAGAGGATATGATCGTGGGTATGACAGATACGAAGATTATGACTACCGATATAG AAGAAGATCACCTTCTCCTTATTACAGTCGATACAGATCACGATCAAGGTCTCGATCCTACAGCCCAA GACGCTATTGA